In Deltaproteobacteria bacterium, the genomic window CGCGGCTACGAGACCGTCCATCCCGGCCGTGAGGACCTGGGTGCGCGCGTCCAGGAGCTCACGCACGGGCGCGGCGCCGACGCGGTGATCGAGGCCGTGGGCCGCCCGGAGCTCGTCGCGAAGGCGTTCGAGCTCGCGCGCCACGGCGGGCGCGTGTCCTTCGTCGGCGTGGTCCTCGAGCCGGCGCCCTTCTTCCTGGGCCTCCTGCTGATGAAGAACCTGACCCTGCGCGCCGGCATCGTGAGCCCGCAGGCGCACTGGCCGAAGCTGCTGCCCCTGATCGAGTCCGGCCGCCTCGACCCGACCGAGATCATCTCGCACCGCCTGCCGCTCGCCGAGGGCGTGCGCGGCTACGAGCTCTTCGACAAGCACGAGGACGGGGCGTTGAAGGTGGTGCTCCGGCCGTGAGCGGCCGGCTCGACGGCAAGGTCGCGCTGGTCACCGGTGCCGGCGCGGGCATCGGCGAGGCGATCGCGCGGCGCTTCCGGGCCGAGGGCGCGCGCCTCGTCGTGAACGACCTCGACGGGGGCCGCGCCGAGCACGTCGCGATCGCGGTCGGGGGCCGCGCGGTCGTGGCCGACGTCGCCGACCCGAAGGCGGTCGCGGACATGATGGAGAGCGTGCGGGCGCGCGAGGGCCGGCTCGACGTGCTCGTGAACAACGCGGGCATCGCCGGCCACGAGTCGAGCCCGGAGGCCGCCGGGCGCTTCGTCGCCCTGGCGCTCGCGCAGCTCCAGGAGCGGATGACCGAGGGCCGCATCCGCACCCACTCCGACGTGACGCTCACCACCAGCGACGAGGACTGGCGGCGCCTGCTGGCCGTGCACCTCGACGGCACCTTCTTCTGCGCCCGCGAGGCGCTGCGCATCATGGCGCCACAGGGGGCCGGATCGATCGTCAACATGGGCTCGATCATGGGCACCGCGGGCGGCGCTGGTGCCCCCGCCTACTGCGCGGCGAAGGCCGGCATCCTGGGCCTCACGCGCTCGCTCGCGCGCGAGCTCGCGAGCCAGGGGATCCGCGTCAACGCGATCGCGCCCGGCTGGATCGAGACCGCCATGACCGCCCCGCTCGCTCC contains:
- a CDS encoding SDR family oxidoreductase encodes the protein MSGRLDGKVALVTGAGAGIGEAIARRFRAEGARLVVNDLDGGRAEHVAIAVGGRAVVADVADPKAVADMMESVRAREGRLDVLVNNAGIAGHESSPEAAGRFVALALAQLQERMTEGRIRTHSDVTLTTSDEDWRRLLAVHLDGTFFCAREALRIMAPQGAGSIVNMGSIMGTAGGAGAPAYCAAKAGILGLTRSLARELASQGIRVNAIAPGWIETAMTAPLAPLRPLLEGQTPLGRLGSPDDVAWAAVYLASDESAFVTGQVLSPNGGWHMSQ